In Candidatus Binataceae bacterium, a genomic segment contains:
- a CDS encoding Hsp70 family protein, translating into MGALVSGRQVSSAKSWLSYPGVDRRARILPAQAEPPQTMISPVEASARYLMHLRDAWNGAMGTDVETRFEHQEIVLTVPASFDEDARELTVEAARRAGLDKLTLLEEPLAAFYAWIAANRHAQSADGENLRDGELILICDIGGGTTDFSLVNVRLVNGECQFERTAIGEHLLLGGDNLDFALARRVEEKLNDIKLTLRQRYALRRVCCGTKERLLGDSSLESMAVTILGSGRAVVGQMLSVDLTREEVLQILITGFLPITAPDEMPARVRPAALRELGLPYASDPAITKHLAAFLTQAAVAMNGSTANRRMARPDAVLFNGGFCAPAVTRERIVEAISAWFDRAQSGWRPQLLNNEAVDSAVARGAVYYGRVRRGTGLRVRAGSARTYYIALPSDSGLQGICVLPVGAEEGTTLPLLDHEFSVLANRPVSFTLYSSHTRHDAHGEVVALDEENVHRHAPLVTLLRYGKKLREVYLIVRLRVSFTEVGTLEVWCEARDTLHRWRLQFELRGEETQAQHLDTAKPHPVPTRSSTVTTSDATVESAAQLIRSVFGGPAAGDTLAPDTLASQMEAVLGAKRDSWPISAIRQFGDVLIEIAAGRKESPRHEVRWLNLYGWCSRPGFGVPGDDARMNDLRRIALNKLLFADDLQCQVEMLVLLRRIAGGINASEQQALYRTHASHAVRKKRGRVNRQLEYEEWRLLASLEHLLGSTRALLGNELVTKIKKEPENAIWLWSLGRLGARIPLYGPPHCVVAAEIAGGWLKALLDLSPFTAITGSSIVLIARRTNDRSRDIDDAIREQAISRLMALGMAEESIQLLSKYVPPERADAVRSFGEALPPGLQVVTSSNCLLSLPAFHSPGPTFLEPA; encoded by the coding sequence ATGGGAGCGCTTGTATCGGGCCGCCAGGTGTCATCGGCCAAGTCCTGGCTTTCCTATCCTGGCGTGGATCGCCGCGCCAGGATCCTGCCGGCCCAAGCCGAACCGCCGCAGACGATGATTTCCCCTGTCGAAGCATCGGCGCGCTACCTCATGCATCTGCGCGACGCCTGGAACGGTGCAATGGGGACTGACGTAGAAACGCGTTTTGAGCATCAGGAAATCGTCCTAACCGTGCCGGCTTCGTTCGATGAGGATGCGCGTGAGCTGACGGTTGAAGCTGCTCGCCGTGCCGGGCTCGATAAACTCACTCTGCTCGAAGAACCGTTGGCCGCGTTTTATGCCTGGATCGCAGCAAATCGACACGCGCAGTCGGCAGATGGTGAAAACCTCCGTGATGGCGAACTGATTCTGATCTGCGATATCGGCGGTGGCACGACCGACTTCAGTCTAGTGAACGTCCGGTTGGTTAATGGCGAGTGCCAGTTTGAGCGGACCGCCATCGGTGAGCACCTTCTGCTCGGCGGTGACAATCTCGATTTCGCCCTCGCCCGCCGCGTGGAAGAGAAGCTTAACGACATCAAGCTCACGTTGCGACAACGTTATGCGTTACGTCGAGTCTGTTGTGGCACGAAAGAACGCCTGCTGGGTGATTCATCCCTGGAGAGCATGGCGGTCACGATCTTGGGCAGCGGCCGTGCCGTCGTCGGACAAATGCTCAGCGTCGACCTGACGCGCGAGGAGGTCCTCCAGATTTTGATCACCGGATTCCTGCCAATCACTGCGCCTGATGAGATGCCGGCACGCGTCCGACCAGCGGCGCTGCGCGAACTTGGCCTGCCGTACGCCAGCGATCCCGCCATCACCAAGCACCTTGCTGCTTTCCTGACGCAAGCGGCTGTTGCCATGAACGGTTCGACTGCAAACCGTCGAATGGCTCGCCCCGATGCGGTCCTTTTCAATGGCGGCTTCTGTGCGCCGGCGGTGACTCGCGAGAGGATTGTCGAGGCGATTTCCGCATGGTTCGATAGAGCCCAAAGCGGCTGGCGGCCCCAGCTCCTCAACAACGAGGCGGTAGATAGTGCGGTTGCCCGGGGTGCGGTTTACTACGGCCGTGTACGGCGCGGCACTGGTTTGCGCGTCAGGGCAGGCAGCGCGCGCACGTACTATATCGCCTTGCCCTCGGATAGTGGTCTGCAGGGCATCTGTGTTTTGCCTGTCGGAGCCGAAGAGGGCACCACACTTCCGCTGCTTGACCATGAATTCTCGGTACTGGCTAACCGCCCTGTGTCGTTCACACTCTACAGTTCGCACACGCGGCACGATGCGCACGGCGAAGTCGTTGCGTTGGACGAAGAGAACGTACATCGTCATGCTCCGCTGGTGACCTTATTGCGCTACGGCAAGAAATTGCGCGAAGTGTACCTGATTGTGCGTCTCAGAGTCAGTTTCACGGAGGTTGGCACGCTCGAAGTCTGGTGTGAGGCGCGCGACACGCTGCATCGCTGGCGGCTGCAATTCGAGCTGCGCGGCGAAGAGACACAAGCGCAGCACCTCGATACTGCGAAACCACATCCCGTGCCGACACGTTCATCGACCGTTACGACTTCCGATGCGACTGTTGAATCCGCTGCGCAACTGATCCGCAGTGTTTTTGGGGGTCCCGCTGCTGGCGACACTCTGGCGCCCGACACTCTTGCAAGTCAAATGGAAGCGGTGCTCGGTGCGAAAAGGGACTCGTGGCCAATCTCGGCAATTCGCCAGTTCGGCGATGTGCTCATCGAGATTGCCGCCGGACGCAAAGAGTCTCCGCGCCATGAGGTACGTTGGCTCAATCTTTACGGCTGGTGTTCGCGCCCCGGGTTCGGTGTACCTGGTGATGATGCACGCATGAATGATCTGCGGAGAATCGCGTTGAACAAACTCCTCTTTGCGGACGATCTGCAATGTCAGGTCGAAATGCTGGTGCTGTTGCGTCGCATTGCAGGCGGCATCAATGCCAGCGAGCAGCAGGCGCTCTATCGCACGCACGCCAGTCACGCCGTCCGCAAGAAGAGGGGCCGCGTGAACCGGCAACTCGAGTACGAGGAGTGGCGCCTGCTTGCGAGCCTTGAGCACCTGCTAGGCAGCACCCGTGCTTTGCTTGGCAATGAGCTGGTAACAAAAATCAAAAAAGAACCTGAAAATGCAATTTGGCTTTGGTCGCTCGGCCGACTGGGCGCCCGCATCCCGCTGTATGGGCCGCCGCACTGTGTCGTGGCAGCTGAAATTGCCGGCGGGTGGCTGAAAGCCCTGCTGGACCTTTCCCCCTTCACGGCGATAACGGGTTCCTCTATCGTACTGATCGCGAGGCGCACCAACGATCGCTCGCGTGACATCGATGATGCGATTCGCGAGCAGGCAATCTCCCGCTTGATGGCTCTTGGGATGGCCGAAGAGAGTATCCAGCTTCTCTCAAAATACGTCCCGCCCGAACGGGCGGACGCGGTCCGCAGCTTCGGAGAAGCTTTGCCACCCGGGTTGCAAGTTGTCACTTCTTCGAACTGCTTGCTCTCGTTACCCGCGTTCCACAGCCCTGGTCCAACTTTTTTGGAACCGGCGTGA